Proteins encoded by one window of Mycobacteriales bacterium:
- a CDS encoding ArsA-related P-loop ATPase, producing the protein MPATGKACDVDRLLATAEIIVCCGAGGVGKTTTAAALALRAAEQGRAVCVLTIDPARRLAQSMGLVELDNTPREVQDIDTSAGGRLDAMMLDMKRTFDDIVLTHADPSRAKAILANPFYVSLSSSFAGTQEYMAMEKLGQLKAEGRWDLIVVDTPPSRSALDFLDAPQRLGRFLDGRMIRLLTAPARAGGRAYLKVFTIGVRVFTDVLNRVLGAQALRDLSLFVASLETMFGGFRERADQTYQLLKETGTSFLVVAVPERDALREAAYFVERLETDRMPLAGLVLNRVHRSAAPGLSVERSLAAAEALDETGDEPLAAAVLRIHADRLAAAARDERRASGFRAAHPDVRTVAVAVQAGDVHDLDGLRAIGAELSNGPEASAPQAVAGG; encoded by the coding sequence ATGCCGGCGACGGGCAAGGCATGCGACGTGGACCGCCTGTTGGCGACCGCGGAGATCATCGTGTGCTGCGGCGCCGGCGGCGTGGGCAAGACCACGACCGCCGCCGCGCTTGCACTCCGCGCCGCCGAGCAGGGCCGCGCGGTGTGTGTGCTCACCATCGACCCGGCGCGCCGGCTGGCCCAGTCGATGGGCCTGGTCGAGCTCGACAACACCCCTCGCGAGGTGCAGGACATCGACACGTCCGCGGGCGGTCGGCTCGACGCGATGATGCTCGACATGAAGCGGACGTTCGACGACATCGTCCTGACCCACGCCGACCCTTCGCGCGCCAAGGCGATCCTCGCCAACCCGTTCTACGTGTCACTGTCGTCGAGCTTCGCCGGCACCCAGGAGTACATGGCGATGGAGAAGCTCGGCCAGCTCAAGGCCGAGGGGCGCTGGGACCTGATCGTCGTCGACACGCCGCCGAGTCGCTCCGCACTCGACTTCCTCGACGCCCCGCAACGGCTCGGGCGGTTCCTCGACGGCCGGATGATCCGGCTGCTGACCGCTCCGGCGCGCGCCGGCGGCCGCGCCTACCTCAAGGTCTTCACGATCGGCGTACGGGTCTTCACCGACGTCCTCAACCGGGTTCTCGGCGCCCAGGCGCTGCGCGACCTGAGCCTGTTCGTCGCCTCGCTCGAGACCATGTTCGGCGGCTTCCGCGAGCGCGCCGACCAGACCTACCAGCTGCTGAAGGAGACGGGTACGTCGTTCCTGGTCGTCGCGGTGCCGGAACGCGACGCGCTGCGCGAGGCGGCGTACTTCGTCGAGCGGCTCGAGACCGACCGGATGCCGCTGGCCGGGCTGGTGCTCAACCGCGTCCACCGCAGTGCCGCGCCTGGGCTGTCCGTCGAGCGCTCCCTCGCAGCGGCCGAGGCGCTGGACGAGACCGGCGACGAGCCGCTCGCGGCCGCCGTGCTACGCATCCACGCCGACCGGCTCGCCGCCGCGGCCCGCGACGAGCGCCGGGCGTCGGGCTTCCGGGCGGCGCACCCGGATGTCAGGACGGTGGCGGTGGCGGTCCAGGCCGGCGACGTGCACGACCTGGACGGGCTGCGGGCGATCGGAGCGGAGCTGTCGAACGGCCCGGAAGCCTCAGCCCCGCAAGCCGTCGCGGGTGGCTGA
- a CDS encoding VOC family protein → MEASVHLVTLGVDDLGASRAFYVDGLGWQPVFEVPGAVIFIQIGHGLLLGLFGADDLDADVGGDPHAVGPPPLSLAQILPTEAEVVATLAAAESAGATILKPAQYADFGGFHGYFADPSGFRWEIATNPGWSVAEDGTVSIGPIGG, encoded by the coding sequence ATGGAAGCTTCGGTCCACCTGGTCACCCTCGGCGTCGACGACCTGGGTGCCTCCCGCGCCTTCTACGTCGACGGCCTGGGTTGGCAACCGGTGTTCGAAGTACCGGGCGCGGTCATCTTCATCCAGATCGGCCATGGCCTGTTGCTCGGTCTGTTCGGCGCCGACGATCTCGACGCGGACGTGGGGGGCGATCCGCACGCAGTCGGGCCCCCACCGCTCTCGCTTGCGCAGATCCTGCCGACCGAGGCCGAGGTCGTGGCAACCCTCGCCGCCGCCGAGTCCGCCGGCGCCACGATCCTCAAGCCGGCCCAGTACGCCGACTTCGGCGGGTTCCACGGCTACTTCGCCGACCCGAGCGGGTTCCGCTGGGAGATCGCGACCAACCCGGGCTGGTCGGTGGCCGAGGACGGCACGGTGAGCATCGGCCCGATCGGCGGCTGA
- the nth gene encoding endonuclease III: MPAAETRTALVRRARRIDRVLQATYPDAHCELDFTSPLELLVATILSAQCTDKKVNEVTPTVFRKYPDAAAYAAADRAEMETILRPTGFFRAKTNSLIALGQALTERYAGEVPGRLDDLVTLPGVGRKTANVVLGNAFGVPGITVDTHFGRLSRRFGWTAEEDPVKVEFAVGSLFEKKDWTGLSQRLIWHGRRVCHSRKPACGACPVARWCPSYGLGPTDPVQAAKLLKPASSLAAAS; this comes from the coding sequence GTGCCGGCAGCCGAGACTCGCACCGCTCTGGTGCGCCGCGCCCGCCGGATCGACCGCGTGCTGCAGGCCACCTACCCGGACGCCCACTGCGAGCTCGACTTCACCTCTCCGCTCGAGCTGCTGGTCGCGACCATCCTGTCCGCGCAGTGCACGGACAAGAAGGTCAACGAGGTCACGCCGACGGTCTTCCGCAAGTACCCCGACGCCGCCGCGTACGCCGCCGCCGACCGGGCCGAGATGGAGACGATCCTGCGGCCGACTGGTTTCTTCCGGGCGAAGACGAACAGCCTGATCGCGCTCGGGCAGGCGCTCACCGAGCGGTACGCCGGTGAGGTGCCGGGCCGGCTCGACGACCTGGTCACGCTCCCCGGTGTGGGTCGAAAGACCGCGAACGTGGTACTCGGCAACGCCTTCGGCGTACCCGGAATCACCGTGGACACCCACTTCGGGCGGCTGTCGCGGCGGTTTGGCTGGACCGCTGAGGAGGACCCGGTCAAGGTCGAGTTCGCGGTCGGGTCGCTGTTCGAGAAGAAGGACTGGACCGGCCTGTCGCAGCGGCTGATCTGGCACGGCCGACGGGTCTGCCACTCGCGCAAGCCGGCCTGCGGCGCCTGCCCGGTGGCACGGTGGTGCCCGTCGTACGGGCTCGGCCCGACCGACCCGGTCCAGGCGGCGAAGCTGCTGAAGCCGGCGTCCTCGCTGGCCGCGGCGTCATGA
- a CDS encoding RidA family protein yields MSAGVDARLAELGISLPSVTTPLASYVPATRSGDLVFTSGQLPMVDGQLAATGKVGAEVDPDAAADLARTCALNALAAVRGLVGDLDAVVRVVKVVGYVASAPSFTGQPAVINGASNVLGDIFGDAGKHARSAVGVAALPLDAPVEVELIVQVRSDLAI; encoded by the coding sequence ATGAGCGCGGGCGTGGACGCCCGGCTGGCCGAGCTCGGAATCAGCCTGCCGTCGGTGACGACGCCGCTCGCGTCGTACGTCCCGGCGACACGCAGCGGGGACCTGGTTTTCACCTCCGGGCAGCTGCCGATGGTCGACGGCCAGCTCGCCGCGACCGGCAAGGTCGGGGCCGAGGTCGATCCGGACGCCGCCGCCGACCTCGCCCGCACCTGCGCGCTCAACGCCTTGGCCGCGGTCCGCGGGCTGGTCGGCGACCTCGACGCGGTCGTCCGCGTGGTCAAGGTGGTGGGGTACGTCGCGAGCGCGCCGTCGTTCACCGGTCAGCCGGCAGTCATCAACGGCGCCAGCAACGTGCTCGGCGACATCTTCGGCGACGCCGGCAAGCACGCCCGGAGCGCGGTCGGTGTGGCAGCGTTGCCGCTGGACGCGCCGGTCGAGGTGGAGCTCATTGTGCAGGTGCGTTCGGACCTCGCGATCTAG
- a CDS encoding Crp/Fnr family transcriptional regulator, whose amino-acid sequence MEGLLAGMPLFAALDDESARRLEVAMTTRRLPRAHVVFREGDPGDRLFVVIEGKVKITRSSADGRENLLALLGAGEMFGELSLFDPGPRTASATAVTAATLASLDHDDLRPLMFERPDLAVQLVRALARRLRRTNEAVADLVFTDVPGRVAKALLDLSAKFGVAEDGAIRVQHDLTQEELAQLVGASRETVNKALSEFAHRGWLQLDGRSVLLLDSQRLARRAH is encoded by the coding sequence GTGGAAGGGCTGCTCGCCGGGATGCCGCTGTTCGCGGCGCTCGACGACGAGTCGGCGCGGCGACTCGAGGTGGCCATGACCACCCGCCGCCTCCCGCGCGCGCATGTCGTGTTCCGCGAAGGCGACCCGGGTGACCGGCTGTTCGTGGTGATCGAGGGCAAGGTGAAGATCACGAGGTCCTCGGCGGACGGCAGGGAGAACCTGCTTGCACTGCTCGGCGCGGGCGAGATGTTCGGTGAGCTGTCGCTGTTCGACCCCGGCCCGCGTACCGCGAGCGCGACGGCGGTCACCGCCGCCACCTTGGCCTCACTCGACCACGACGACCTGCGCCCCCTGATGTTCGAGCGACCCGACCTCGCGGTGCAGCTGGTCCGCGCCCTGGCCCGGCGGCTACGGCGTACCAACGAGGCCGTCGCGGATCTGGTCTTCACCGACGTCCCCGGCCGGGTGGCGAAGGCATTGCTCGACCTGTCGGCGAAGTTCGGCGTCGCCGAGGACGGCGCGATCCGGGTGCAGCACGACCTCACCCAGGAGGAGCTGGCCCAGCTCGTCGGGGCGAGCCGCGAGACGGTGAACAAGGCGCTGTCGGAGTTCGCCCATCGAGGCTGGCTCCAGCTCGACGGCCGCAGCGTCCTGCTGCTCGACTCTCAGCGCCTCGCCCGCCGCGCCCACTGA
- a CDS encoding ArsA-related P-loop ATPase, producing the protein MAEFPAVKLHVVSGKGGTGKTTVAASLALALAAGGRQVLLTEVEARQGIAQLFDTPPLPYEERRVAVARGGGEVYALAIDPELALIEYLEQFYNLRRAGAMLKKIGAIDFATTIAPGMRDVLVTGKVMEAATRERRGGGRIYDAVVLDAPPTGRIARFLNVNSEVAALAKMGPIRNQADSVMRLIRSAKTAVHIVTLLEEMPVQETTDGVAELRATGLPVGAVIVNQVRGPLLPANRLAEAAEGRLDRTEISRGLKSAGIAADSATVATLVAEAADHAGRVHLEQQERDALAQLERPTYELPMIADATELAGLQELAGRLQDAGMV; encoded by the coding sequence GTGGCCGAGTTCCCTGCCGTCAAGCTGCACGTGGTCAGCGGCAAGGGCGGGACGGGCAAGACCACGGTCGCCGCGTCGCTGGCCCTCGCGCTCGCGGCCGGGGGGCGGCAGGTGCTGCTCACCGAGGTGGAGGCCCGGCAGGGCATCGCCCAGCTGTTCGACACGCCGCCGCTGCCGTACGAAGAGCGACGGGTGGCCGTGGCCCGGGGCGGCGGTGAGGTCTATGCGCTGGCGATCGACCCGGAGCTGGCGCTGATCGAGTACCTCGAGCAGTTCTACAACCTGCGCCGGGCCGGCGCGATGCTGAAGAAGATCGGCGCGATCGACTTCGCCACCACGATCGCGCCCGGCATGCGCGACGTCCTCGTCACCGGAAAGGTGATGGAGGCCGCGACCCGCGAGCGCCGTGGCGGCGGCCGGATCTACGACGCAGTGGTGCTCGACGCGCCGCCGACCGGCCGGATCGCGCGCTTTCTCAACGTCAACTCCGAAGTGGCTGCACTGGCCAAGATGGGCCCGATCCGCAACCAGGCGGACAGCGTGATGCGGCTGATCCGGTCGGCGAAGACCGCCGTACACATCGTCACCCTGCTCGAGGAGATGCCGGTCCAGGAGACCACCGACGGCGTCGCCGAGCTGCGCGCCACCGGGCTGCCGGTCGGGGCCGTCATCGTCAACCAGGTGCGTGGGCCGTTGCTCCCGGCCAACCGGCTGGCCGAAGCCGCCGAGGGGCGGCTCGACCGGACGGAGATCAGCCGCGGCCTGAAGTCGGCCGGGATCGCGGCTGACAGCGCGACGGTCGCGACGCTCGTCGCCGAGGCCGCCGACCATGCCGGCCGGGTCCACCTCGAACAACAGGAGCGCGACGCGCTCGCGCAGCTCGAGCGGCCGACCTACGAGCTGCCGATGATCGCCGACGCGACCGAGCTGGCCGGGCTGCAGGAGCTCGCCGGCCGGTTGCAGGACGCCGGGATGGTCTGA
- a CDS encoding MBL fold metallo-hydrolase yields the protein MTEPEQTTASAARLLAPNPSPMTLDGTNTWVLREPGGTRLVIVDPGPLQNGHVDRLAALGPIDLIVLTHGHFDHAEAAPRLHELTGAPVAARDPALCIGAPPLADAARASAAGVEWLTVLTPGHSSDSVCLLLESDQALLTGDTVLGRGTTVVAHPDGRLADYLDSLQRLRDLARQEVSVVLPGHGPVVTDPVEVLTYYLVHRHERLDQVRAAVAAGDRDPKAVVRRVYADVDPVLWPAAELSVRAQLDYLAGDDR from the coding sequence ATGACCGAGCCGGAGCAGACCACCGCTTCAGCGGCCCGCTTGCTGGCGCCCAACCCGAGCCCGATGACGCTCGACGGCACCAACACGTGGGTGCTGCGCGAGCCGGGCGGGACCCGGCTGGTCATCGTCGACCCCGGGCCGCTGCAGAACGGCCACGTCGACCGGCTCGCCGCGCTCGGCCCGATCGACCTCATCGTCCTGACCCACGGCCATTTCGACCACGCCGAGGCCGCGCCGCGCTTGCACGAGCTGACCGGGGCGCCGGTCGCGGCGCGGGATCCGGCGTTGTGCATCGGCGCGCCACCGCTCGCGGATGCCGCGCGCGCCTCCGCGGCGGGGGTCGAGTGGCTGACCGTGCTCACCCCTGGCCACAGCAGCGACTCGGTGTGCCTGCTGCTCGAGTCGGACCAGGCGTTGCTCACCGGCGACACGGTGCTCGGGCGCGGCACCACTGTCGTCGCACACCCGGACGGTCGGCTCGCCGACTACCTCGACTCGCTCCAACGGCTGCGGGATCTCGCGCGGCAGGAGGTCTCCGTCGTACTGCCGGGCCATGGTCCGGTCGTCACGGATCCGGTCGAAGTGCTGACCTACTACCTCGTGCATCGCCACGAGCGGCTCGACCAGGTGCGTGCGGCGGTGGCCGCGGGGGACCGCGACCCGAAGGCGGTCGTGCGACGGGTGTACGCCGATGTCGACCCGGTGCTGTGGCCGGCCGCGGAGTTGTCGGTGCGTGCCCAGCTCGACTACCTGGCCGGCGACGACCGCTGA
- a CDS encoding NUDIX hydrolase, translating to MVDDATAQMFAGLVDTVKRLAAGELVPATPRDAATVILLREHSAGPEVYLLRRKPTMAFAAGFFVFPGGSVDPRDESFADDAWVGPPPDQWASRLSCDEPVARSLVCAAVRETFEESGVLLAGRSAADVVEDTSGAEWEADRVALLDRSVSLAELLERRGLVLRADLLQAWSHWITPEVEPKRFDTRFFVAVMPAGQRTRDVGGEADRVVWVTAADALAANQRGELAMLPPTRAALDDLAAYPDVAAVMAGAADRAVEPVMPKLVLDENEQVRFLLPADPDYR from the coding sequence GTGGTCGACGACGCGACGGCGCAGATGTTCGCGGGCCTGGTCGACACGGTGAAGCGGCTCGCGGCCGGTGAGCTGGTGCCGGCCACGCCACGTGACGCCGCGACCGTCATCCTGCTTCGCGAGCACTCCGCAGGCCCCGAGGTCTACCTGCTGCGGCGCAAGCCGACGATGGCGTTCGCGGCCGGCTTCTTCGTGTTCCCCGGCGGTTCGGTCGACCCCAGAGACGAGTCGTTCGCCGACGACGCGTGGGTCGGCCCGCCGCCCGACCAGTGGGCGTCCCGGCTGAGCTGCGACGAGCCGGTTGCGCGATCACTCGTCTGTGCCGCGGTGCGCGAGACGTTCGAGGAGTCCGGCGTCCTGCTTGCCGGCCGCAGCGCCGCCGACGTGGTCGAGGACACCAGCGGCGCGGAGTGGGAGGCCGATCGGGTGGCACTGCTCGACCGGTCGGTCTCGCTCGCCGAGCTGCTCGAGCGGCGTGGCCTCGTGCTGCGCGCCGACCTGCTCCAGGCGTGGTCGCACTGGATCACCCCCGAGGTCGAGCCGAAGCGCTTCGACACCCGCTTCTTCGTCGCGGTCATGCCGGCCGGGCAGCGCACCCGCGACGTCGGGGGTGAGGCCGACCGGGTGGTTTGGGTGACTGCGGCGGACGCACTCGCGGCAAACCAGCGGGGCGAGCTCGCGATGCTGCCACCGACCCGTGCGGCGCTCGATGACCTCGCTGCGTACCCAGATGTCGCTGCCGTCATGGCCGGAGCGGCGGACCGTGCGGTCGAGCCGGTCATGCCCAAGCTCGTCCTCGACGAGAACGAACAGGTCCGATTCCTGCTCCCCGCCGACCCGGACTACCGATGA